A section of the Rhipicephalus sanguineus isolate Rsan-2018 chromosome 11, BIME_Rsan_1.4, whole genome shotgun sequence genome encodes:
- the LOC119375602 gene encoding coiled-coil domain-containing protein 97 — MNCDAERPDDAKLQDSSAASVGDEAMETNVESTIDGATAECEDDAAAEQRRQILDTVAASEGFFKHQQRGEPDLTYEEKREIAEKTLDGNVPLFLQRYAKFLYREDAAYFEALRRVDYEVDFHVREIERRSRRGSSRELSVQTKNRRYEALERLKTGGEYFSDKEMRRRNPLLFEQMIGRYMTEKEKLDLDKMDFSTLTFSGLLMEHIDRNEVTSLRRQQQDLEEATFEESDSDSEEEECEDDAPPVSATEKRLLRNEFMNTMYESFLSGKDKDYDYESVDNNADFDSLQTRQHDEEEKYFDAEEPEILDTVT, encoded by the exons ATGAATTGCGACGCAGAGCGCCCCGACGACGCTAAGCTCCAGGACAGCAGCGCGGCGTCAGTCGGCGATGAGGCGATGGAAACTAACGTCGAATCGACGATTGACGGAGCGACCGCAGAATGCGAAGACGACGCTGCCGCCGAGCAGCGACGTCAAATCCTCGACACAGTCGCGGCGTCGGAGGGATTCTTCAAGCACCAGCAACGTGGGGAACCCGACCTCACTTACGAAGAGAAGCGGGAGATTGCGGAGAAGACGTTAGACGGCAACGTGCCGCTGTTTCTGCAGCGCTACGCCAAGTTCCTGTACAGGGAGGACGCCGCCTACTTCGAGGCGCTCAGGAGGGTCGATTACGAGGTCGACTTTCACGTGAGGGAGATCGAGAGACGCAGTCGCAGGGGCAGCTCGCGAGAGCTCAGCGTGCAAACCAAGAACAGGCGATACGAGGCTCTCGAAAGACTCAAGACTGGCGGCGAATACTTCAGCGACAAGGAGATGCGGCGGAGAAACCCGCTGCTATTCGAACAGATGATCGGCCGCTACATGACGGAGAAAGAGAAGCTAGATCTCGACAAGATGGACTTCTCGACCCTAAC GTTCTCCGGCTTGCTGATGGAGCACATCGATCGGAATGAGGTCACGAGCCTTCGAAGACAGCAGCAGGACCTCGAGGAGGCAACATTTGAAGAAAGCGATTCGGACTCCGAAGAAGAAG AGTGCGAGGATGACGCACCACCCGTTTCTGCGACGGAAAAGCGTCTTCTTAGGAACGAGTTCATGAACACTATGTATGAGAGCTTCCTGTCTGGAAAAGACAAGGATTATGATTACGA GTCCGTGGACAACAACGCGGACTTCGACTCCCTCCAGACGAGGCAGCACGACGAAGAGGAAAAGTACTTCGACGCCGAAGAGCCGGAGATTTTAGACACAGTCACTTGA
- the LOC119375562 gene encoding arginine-hydroxylase NDUFAF5, mitochondrial: protein MLVSEFRLCWMLCRRVPGVWIARTRRQLARCDEPSNVAGRADGSRCFYSTLPPGHQMNVFDRKAKTRHKTLAALDKDAEVYDYLKDEVGYRLADRVYDIKRKFPRAVELGCGRGHVSHHLDSEAVESLVLCDTSHECLMRCKVPKDVPVTKLVVDEEFLPFAENSIDIFLSSLSLHWVNNLPGMFKQVWNALKQDGAFLGCVFGGETLYQLRGSLQLAETEREGGFGAHISPFVQPTDLAALLNHAGFVLLTIDSDEMTVNYPTAFHLMADLKGMAENNATWKRKSHLHRDTMVAAAAIYQELYGNEDGTIPATFHILSFIGWKPHPSQAKPAKRGTQTVSLKDLGSLLDPASKT, encoded by the exons ATGCTCGTCTCCGAATTCAGACTGTGCTGGATGCTGTGTCGCAGGGTTCCCGGAGTGTGGATAGCACGAACTCGTCGTCAGCTTGCGAGGTGTGACGAACCCTCGAACGTCGCCGGACGCGCCGATGGCTCGAGGTGTTTTTACTCGACCCTGCCTCCGGGGCATCAGATGAACGTTTTTGACAGAAAGGCGAAGACGCGCCACAAGACCCTGGCTGCTCTGGACAAGGACGCTGAAGTGTACGACTATCTCAAGGACGAG GTCGGTTATCGGTTGGCAGACCGTGTTTACGACATTAAGAG GAAGTTCCCAAGAGCTGTGGAGCTGGGCTGTGGCCGAGGCCATGTGTCGCATCACTTGGACTCT gAAGCCGTGGAATCCCTCGTCCTGTGTGACACGTCGCATGAGTGCCTT ATGCGGTGCAAGGTGCCCAAGGACGTGCCCGTAACGAAGCTTGTCGTCGACGAGGAGTTCCTCCCGTTTGCAGAGAATTCCATCGACATCTTCCTCAGCAGCTTGAG TCTCCACTGGGTAAACAATCTTCCTGGCATGTTCAAGCAG GTGTGGAATGCACTCAAGCAGGATGGTGCCTTCCTGGGGTGCGTCTTCGGTGGTGAAACGTTGTACCAACTGAGGGGCTCCTTGCAGCTTGCTGAAACGGAACGTGAAGGC GGGTTCGGAGCCCACATATCTCCATTTGTTCAACCTACGGATTTGGCTGCACTTCTGAACCATGCTGGCTTTGTGCTACTTACGATA GACTCCGACGAAATGACCGTCAATTATCCGACGGCGTTCCACCTCATGGCCGACCTCAAAG GTATGGCCGAGAACAATGCGACCTGGAAACGCAAGTCTCATCTACACAGGGATACCATGGTCGCAGCGGCGGCGATTTATCAAG AACTATACGGCAACGAGGACGGAACTATACCAGCCACGTTTCACATCTTGTCTTTTATTGGCTGGAAGCCACATCCATCACAG GCCAAGCCAGCAAAGAGAGGAACCCAAACTGTGTCATTGAAGGACCTAGG